The proteins below come from a single Bombus fervidus isolate BK054 chromosome 15, iyBomFerv1, whole genome shotgun sequence genomic window:
- the Beta'cop gene encoding coatomer subunit beta' isoform X2, with product MPLRLDIKRKLTARSDRVKSVDLHPTEPWMLCSLYQGNVNIWNHETQTLAKTFEVCDLPVRTAKFVPRKNWVVTGSDDMQVRVFNYNTLERVHSFEAHSDYVRCIAVHPTQPFILTSSDDMLIKLWNWEKGWIAQQVFEGHTHYVMQVVFNPKDNNTFASASLDRTVKVWQLGASTANFTLDGHEKGVNCVDYYHGGDKPYLISGADDNYVKIWDYQNKTCVQTLEGHTQNICAVCFHPELPIILTGSEDGTVRIWHAGTYRLESSLNYGFERVWAIACLKGSNNVAIGYDESSVIVKVGREEPAVSMDSLGGKIVWAKHSEIQQVNLKALGEETQDGERLPLAVKDMGACEIYPQTIQHNPNGRFLVVCGDGEYIIYTSMALRNKAFGQASEFIWAADSSQYAVRESNTTVKVFKNFKEKKSFKPDFGADGIFGGFLLGVSSGSGLSFFDWDTLKLVRRIDIQPTHVYWAENASLVALATSDQYFILKYHADAVANAPENSEDIEDAFEMVAEMSETVKTGLWVGDCFIYTNSVNRINYFVGGEVVTVSHLDRPMYLLGYVPRDNRLYLCDKELSVVSYSLLLSVLEYQTAVMRKDFETADRVLPTVPKEHRTRVAHFLEKQGFKEQALAVSTDPEHRFELALALGDLTTAHSLAKEANSQQKWRQLASLATQQGKLCLAQECLHQAQDFGGLLLLATSTGNANMIQKLGSDANDMGKNNISFLSYFILGDLDKCQEILIKTDRTPEAAFFARTYAPSKVSSIVKLWKEKLSSVSKKAGQSLADPEQYENLFPGYREALKVEQFLREESKKKVPASAFPSVKPNIERNPLEEMLAAEQANQFTYKAATSTTDEAGEPTTENVTNRLQDLDIGKVIPSSTEKSNLPEKITKTTSSSRPLTMDEDDLDLDLEIDDTIDTTGVNLDDDLLEEY from the exons ATG CCACTGAGGTTAGATATCAAGCGAAAACTGACCGCTCGGTCAGACAGAGTAAAGAGCGTGGACCTTCATCCTACAGAACCATGGATGCTCTGTTCCTTGTATCAGGGAAATGTTAATATTTGGAATCATGAAACTCAGACCCTGGCCAAAACATTTGAAGTATGTGACTTGCCAGTTCGTACAGCCAAATTTGTACCACGCAAGAATTGGGTTGTTACTGGTTCAGATGATATGCAAGTTAgagtatttaattataatactttgGAACGTGTGCATTCTTTCGAGGCACATAGTGACTATGTTAGATGCATCGCAGTACATCCAACACAACCATTTATATTAACAAGTAGTG ATGATATGTTAATCAAATTGTGGAACTGGGAAAAAGGTTGGATAGCACAACAGGTATTTGAAGGACACACACACTATGTAATGCAAGTAGTATTCAATCCAAAAGATAACAATACATTTGCAAGTGCTTCATTAGACAGAACAGTGAAAGTATGGCAGCTTGGAGCTTCCACAGCCAATTTCACACTAGATGGTCATGAGAAAGGTGTAAATTGTGTTGATTATTATCATGGTGGAGACAAACCATACTTAATATCAGGAGCAGACGATAACTATGTCAAAATTTGGGACTATCAAAATAAGACTTGTGTACAGACACTAGAAGGACACACACAGAATATTTGTGCTGTTTGTTTTCATCCAGAATTGCCCATCATTCTTACGGGTTCTGAAGATGGAACCGTTCGAATATGGCATGCTGGAACATACAGATTGGAATCTTCCCTTAATTATGGTTTTGAGAGAGTATGGGCAATCGCTTGTTTAAAGGGCTCAAACAATGTTGCAATTGGTTATGATGAGAGTAGTGTTATAGTAAAAGTTGGTAGAGAGGAACCTGCAGTTTCAATGGATTCGTTAGGTGGCAAGATCGTATGGGCAAAGCACAGTGAAATACAGCAAGTGAACTTGAAAGCTTTGGGAGAGGAAACACAAGATGGAGAGAGACTCCCACTGGCTGTCAAAGACATGGGTGCCTGTGAAATTTATCCACAAACTATCCAGCATAATCCGAATGGAAGATTCCTGGTAGTTTGTGGAGATGGAGAGTACATTATTTACACATCTATGGCATTAAGAAATAAAGCCTTTGGTCAAGCATCGGAATTTATCTGGGCAGCTGATTCAAGTCAGTATGCTGTCAGAGAAAGTAATACCACTGTAAAAGTCTTCAAGAACttcaaagaaaagaagagcTTTAAGCCTGATTTTGGTGCTGAtg gTATTTTTGGTGGATTTTTGTTGGGCGTTTCTTCTGGATCTGGTCTATCATTCTTCGACTGGGACACGCTTAAGTTAGTTCGTCGTATAGACATTCAACCTACACATGTCTATTGGGCCGAAAATGCCTCTCTGGTAGCATTAGCTACATCTGATcaatactttattttaaagtaCCATGCTGATGCAGTTGCAAATGCTCCAGAAAATTCAGAAGACATTGAAGATGCTTTTGAG ATGGTAGCAGAAATGAGTGAAACTGTGAAAACTGGTCTATGGGTCGGTGACTGCTTCATTTACACAAATAGCGTAAATCGGATAAACTATTTCGTCGGTGGAGAAGTTGTGACTGTATCACACTTAGATAGACCAATGTATCTTCTTGGATATGTCCCGAGAGACAACAGATTGTATCTATGTGACAAGGAACTGTCAGTTGTTTCGTATTCGTTATTGTTATCTGTATTAGAATACCAGACTGCTGTTATGCGAAAAGATTTCGAGACAGCAGACAGAGTTCTTCCCACGGTTCCCAAGGAACATCGTACGCGAGTGGCTCATTTCTTGGAAAAACAA GGTTTCAAAGAACAAGCATTGGCTGTATCCACGGATCCAGAACACAGGTTCGAATTGGCTCTGGCATTGGGAGACCTGACAACGGCGCACTCGCTTGCAAAGGAAGCGAATAGCCAGCAAAAATGGCGACAATTGGCGTCTCTCGCCACTCAGCAAGGAAAATTGTGCTTAGCACAAGAATGTTTGCATCAGGCGCAAGATTTCGGTGGACTCCTACTGCTTGCCACAAGTACAGGAAACGCGAATATGATTCAAAAACTAGGCTCAGACGCTAATGATATGGGCAAGAATAACATTTCTTTCTTGTCATATTTTATCCTTGGAGACCTCGACAAGTGTCAGGAAATACTTATAAAAACGGACAGAACTCCAGAGGCTGCGTTCTTTGCACGAACGTACGCTCCTAGTAAAGTTTCATCGATTGTAAAATTATGGAAGGAGAAACTCTCGTCTGTAAGCAAGAAAGCTGGACAGAGCTTGGCTGATCCTGAACAGTACGAAAACCTGTTCCCTGGATACAGAGAAGCATTGAAGGTCGAACAATTCCTTAGGGAGGAGAGTAAGAAAAAGGTTCCGGCATCTGCATTCCCGAGTGTGAAA CCGAATATCGAACGAAATCCACTCGAGGAGATGCTAGCGGCTGAGCAGGCGAATCAGTTCACCTACAAAGCAGCTACAAGTACAACTGACGAAGCAGGAGAACCAACTACCGAAAATGTAACGAATAGGCTACAAGATCTCGATATTGGTAAGGTAATCCCGTCGTCTACGGAAAAATCGAATCTTCCCGAGAAGATTACGAAGACCACCAGCAGCTCTAGACCATTAACCATGGACGAGGACGATCTGGATCTCGATCTTGAAATCGATGATACTATAGATACTACT gGTGTGAATCTCGACGACGACCTCCTCGAGGAATACTAG
- the Beta'cop gene encoding coatomer subunit beta' isoform X1 produces the protein MPLRLDIKRKLTARSDRVKSVDLHPTEPWMLCSLYQGNVNIWNHETQTLAKTFEVCDLPVRTAKFVPRKNWVVTGSDDMQVRVFNYNTLERVHSFEAHSDYVRCIAVHPTQPFILTSSDDMLIKLWNWEKGWIAQQVFEGHTHYVMQVVFNPKDNNTFASASLDRTVKVWQLGASTANFTLDGHEKGVNCVDYYHGGDKPYLISGADDNYVKIWDYQNKTCVQTLEGHTQNICAVCFHPELPIILTGSEDGTVRIWHAGTYRLESSLNYGFERVWAIACLKGSNNVAIGYDESSVIVKVGREEPAVSMDSLGGKIVWAKHSEIQQVNLKALGEETQDGERLPLAVKDMGACEIYPQTIQHNPNGRFLVVCGDGEYIIYTSMALRNKAFGQASEFIWAADSSQYAVRESNTTVKVFKNFKEKKSFKPDFGADGIFGGFLLGVSSGSGLSFFDWDTLKLVRRIDIQPTHVYWAENASLVALATSDQYFILKYHADAVANAPENSEDIEDAFEMVAEMSETVKTGLWVGDCFIYTNSVNRINYFVGGEVVTVSHLDRPMYLLGYVPRDNRLYLCDKELSVVSYSLLLSVLEYQTAVMRKDFETADRVLPTVPKEHRTRVAHFLEKQGFKEQALAVSTDPEHRFELALALGDLTTAHSLAKEANSQQKWRQLASLATQQGKLCLAQECLHQAQDFGGLLLLATSTGNANMIQKLGSDANDMGKNNISFLSYFILGDLDKCQEILIKTDRTPEAAFFARTYAPSKVSSIVKLWKEKLSSVSKKAGQSLADPEQYENLFPGYREALKVEQFLREESKKKVPASAFPSVKPNIERNPLEEMLAAEQANQFTYKAATSTTDEAGEPTTENVTNRLQDLDIGKVIPSSTEKSNLPEKITKTTSSSRPLTMDEDDLDLDLEIDDTIDTTVSPLCSYQYVFLLLVFLFSCNIFYLVHAVRI, from the exons ATG CCACTGAGGTTAGATATCAAGCGAAAACTGACCGCTCGGTCAGACAGAGTAAAGAGCGTGGACCTTCATCCTACAGAACCATGGATGCTCTGTTCCTTGTATCAGGGAAATGTTAATATTTGGAATCATGAAACTCAGACCCTGGCCAAAACATTTGAAGTATGTGACTTGCCAGTTCGTACAGCCAAATTTGTACCACGCAAGAATTGGGTTGTTACTGGTTCAGATGATATGCAAGTTAgagtatttaattataatactttgGAACGTGTGCATTCTTTCGAGGCACATAGTGACTATGTTAGATGCATCGCAGTACATCCAACACAACCATTTATATTAACAAGTAGTG ATGATATGTTAATCAAATTGTGGAACTGGGAAAAAGGTTGGATAGCACAACAGGTATTTGAAGGACACACACACTATGTAATGCAAGTAGTATTCAATCCAAAAGATAACAATACATTTGCAAGTGCTTCATTAGACAGAACAGTGAAAGTATGGCAGCTTGGAGCTTCCACAGCCAATTTCACACTAGATGGTCATGAGAAAGGTGTAAATTGTGTTGATTATTATCATGGTGGAGACAAACCATACTTAATATCAGGAGCAGACGATAACTATGTCAAAATTTGGGACTATCAAAATAAGACTTGTGTACAGACACTAGAAGGACACACACAGAATATTTGTGCTGTTTGTTTTCATCCAGAATTGCCCATCATTCTTACGGGTTCTGAAGATGGAACCGTTCGAATATGGCATGCTGGAACATACAGATTGGAATCTTCCCTTAATTATGGTTTTGAGAGAGTATGGGCAATCGCTTGTTTAAAGGGCTCAAACAATGTTGCAATTGGTTATGATGAGAGTAGTGTTATAGTAAAAGTTGGTAGAGAGGAACCTGCAGTTTCAATGGATTCGTTAGGTGGCAAGATCGTATGGGCAAAGCACAGTGAAATACAGCAAGTGAACTTGAAAGCTTTGGGAGAGGAAACACAAGATGGAGAGAGACTCCCACTGGCTGTCAAAGACATGGGTGCCTGTGAAATTTATCCACAAACTATCCAGCATAATCCGAATGGAAGATTCCTGGTAGTTTGTGGAGATGGAGAGTACATTATTTACACATCTATGGCATTAAGAAATAAAGCCTTTGGTCAAGCATCGGAATTTATCTGGGCAGCTGATTCAAGTCAGTATGCTGTCAGAGAAAGTAATACCACTGTAAAAGTCTTCAAGAACttcaaagaaaagaagagcTTTAAGCCTGATTTTGGTGCTGAtg gTATTTTTGGTGGATTTTTGTTGGGCGTTTCTTCTGGATCTGGTCTATCATTCTTCGACTGGGACACGCTTAAGTTAGTTCGTCGTATAGACATTCAACCTACACATGTCTATTGGGCCGAAAATGCCTCTCTGGTAGCATTAGCTACATCTGATcaatactttattttaaagtaCCATGCTGATGCAGTTGCAAATGCTCCAGAAAATTCAGAAGACATTGAAGATGCTTTTGAG ATGGTAGCAGAAATGAGTGAAACTGTGAAAACTGGTCTATGGGTCGGTGACTGCTTCATTTACACAAATAGCGTAAATCGGATAAACTATTTCGTCGGTGGAGAAGTTGTGACTGTATCACACTTAGATAGACCAATGTATCTTCTTGGATATGTCCCGAGAGACAACAGATTGTATCTATGTGACAAGGAACTGTCAGTTGTTTCGTATTCGTTATTGTTATCTGTATTAGAATACCAGACTGCTGTTATGCGAAAAGATTTCGAGACAGCAGACAGAGTTCTTCCCACGGTTCCCAAGGAACATCGTACGCGAGTGGCTCATTTCTTGGAAAAACAA GGTTTCAAAGAACAAGCATTGGCTGTATCCACGGATCCAGAACACAGGTTCGAATTGGCTCTGGCATTGGGAGACCTGACAACGGCGCACTCGCTTGCAAAGGAAGCGAATAGCCAGCAAAAATGGCGACAATTGGCGTCTCTCGCCACTCAGCAAGGAAAATTGTGCTTAGCACAAGAATGTTTGCATCAGGCGCAAGATTTCGGTGGACTCCTACTGCTTGCCACAAGTACAGGAAACGCGAATATGATTCAAAAACTAGGCTCAGACGCTAATGATATGGGCAAGAATAACATTTCTTTCTTGTCATATTTTATCCTTGGAGACCTCGACAAGTGTCAGGAAATACTTATAAAAACGGACAGAACTCCAGAGGCTGCGTTCTTTGCACGAACGTACGCTCCTAGTAAAGTTTCATCGATTGTAAAATTATGGAAGGAGAAACTCTCGTCTGTAAGCAAGAAAGCTGGACAGAGCTTGGCTGATCCTGAACAGTACGAAAACCTGTTCCCTGGATACAGAGAAGCATTGAAGGTCGAACAATTCCTTAGGGAGGAGAGTAAGAAAAAGGTTCCGGCATCTGCATTCCCGAGTGTGAAA CCGAATATCGAACGAAATCCACTCGAGGAGATGCTAGCGGCTGAGCAGGCGAATCAGTTCACCTACAAAGCAGCTACAAGTACAACTGACGAAGCAGGAGAACCAACTACCGAAAATGTAACGAATAGGCTACAAGATCTCGATATTGGTAAGGTAATCCCGTCGTCTACGGAAAAATCGAATCTTCCCGAGAAGATTACGAAGACCACCAGCAGCTCTAGACCATTAACCATGGACGAGGACGATCTGGATCTCGATCTTGAAATCGATGATACTATAGATACTACTGTAAGTCCATTGTGTTCCTACCAATATGTGTTTCTtctattagtttttcttttttcatgcAACATTTTTTACCTTGTGCATGCTGTCCGTATATAA
- the LOC139994949 gene encoding serine protease inhibitor dipetalogastin-like isoform X1: MKSFLFFLGFTLICRRGWTFILADKRIFYQNCEIFNNVDLYDGPVCGSDGITYANDLYLDCVNYQTFQNVMSMHSGYCLPVDGYCKINLFYRPICGSDGHTYTNLESLLCVNYNRSQNVTVALSGPCKVMDRCNSYKTLSYGSNPVCASNGLTYGNATQVNCLRQINVDLRILHNGGCTVREVYNIYNSVEKICDIANSRFEWNPVCASDGVTYHNPFKFLCYKARDLKMLVSDNECEKKTQLSCAHLKSSAKTFSSKDEVCGNDGVTYQSIHHLQCHNNQNKYLSLKHSGACVDPDDNPCRSIPEESLRFPVCGSDNLSYVSPEALWCAKLRFPDKSELILLGLYKLQPLKAITSEISYKFSSNITIP, translated from the exons ATGAAGTCCTTCTTATTCTTTCTCG GTTTCACATTGATCTGTAGAAGAGGGTGGACTTTTATATTGGCGGACAAgcgaattttttatcaaaattgcgaaatttttaataacgtaGATTTGTATGATGGTCCAGTTTGTGGTAGTGATGGCATTACTTATGCCAACGATTTATACCTGGACTGCGTTAACTATCAGACATTTCAGAATG TGATGTCCATGCATTCTGGATATTGTTTACCGGTGGATGGTTATTGCAAGATAAATCTGTTTTATCGGCCGATCTGTGGATCGGATGGGCACACGTACACGAACCTGGAATCACTTTTATGCGTTAATTACAATCGTTCGCAGA atgTGACAGTAGCTTTGAGCGGTCCTTGCAAAGTTATGGATCGCTGTAATAGCTACAAGACCTTATCGTacggttccaaccctgtctGTGCGAGTAATGGTTTGACCTATGGAAACGCGACTCAGGTGAACTGTCTCCGACAGATTAACGTTG ATCTGAGGATTCTTCATAACGGTGGTTGCACGGTTAGGGaggtttataatatttataacagcGTCGAGAAGATCTGTGACATTGCCAATAGTAGGTTCGAATGGAATCCAGTGTGTGCTTCAGATGGCGTTACCTATCATAATCCTTTTAAGTTTTTGTGCTACAAAGCTCGTG ATTTGAAGATGTTGGTGTCGGATAACGAGTGCGAGAAGAAGACGCAGCTCTCGTGTGCTCATCTGAAATCCTCTGCTAAGACCTTCAGCTCAAAGGACGAGGTTTGCGGAAACGATGGCGTTACTTATCAAAGTATCCATCACTTACAATGCCACAACAATCAAAATAAAT ATTTGTCCCTGAAGCATTCTGGAGCCTGCGTCGACCCTGACGACAACCCCTGCAGATCCATACCCGAGGAAAGTCTCCGATTTCCGGTGTGTGGAAGCGATAACTTGTCGTACGTGAGCCCAGAGGCTTTATGGTGCGCGAAATTGAGGTTTCCAGATAAAAGTGAGCTAATTTTGCTTGGCCTTTACAAACTTCAACCCCTAAAGGCTATCACGA
- the LOC139994949 gene encoding serine protease inhibitor dipetalogastin-like isoform X2 yields the protein MKSFLFFLGFTLICRRGWTFILADKRIFYQNCEIFNNVDLYDGPVCGSDGITYANDLYLDCVNYQTFQNVMSMHSGYCLPVDGYCKINLFYRPICGSDGHTYTNLESLLCVNYNRSQNVTVALSGPCKVMDRCNSYKTLSYGSNPVCASNGLTYGNATQVNCLRQINVDLRILHNGGCTVREVYNIYNSVEKICDIANSRFEWNPVCASDGVTYHNPFKFLCYKARDLKMLVSDNECEKKTQLSCAHLKSSAKTFSSKDEVCGNDGVTYQSIHHLQCHNNQNKYLSLKHSGACVDPDDNPCRSIPEESLRFPVCGSDNLSYVSPEALWCAKLRFPDKTDLTLVYDGPC from the exons ATGAAGTCCTTCTTATTCTTTCTCG GTTTCACATTGATCTGTAGAAGAGGGTGGACTTTTATATTGGCGGACAAgcgaattttttatcaaaattgcgaaatttttaataacgtaGATTTGTATGATGGTCCAGTTTGTGGTAGTGATGGCATTACTTATGCCAACGATTTATACCTGGACTGCGTTAACTATCAGACATTTCAGAATG TGATGTCCATGCATTCTGGATATTGTTTACCGGTGGATGGTTATTGCAAGATAAATCTGTTTTATCGGCCGATCTGTGGATCGGATGGGCACACGTACACGAACCTGGAATCACTTTTATGCGTTAATTACAATCGTTCGCAGA atgTGACAGTAGCTTTGAGCGGTCCTTGCAAAGTTATGGATCGCTGTAATAGCTACAAGACCTTATCGTacggttccaaccctgtctGTGCGAGTAATGGTTTGACCTATGGAAACGCGACTCAGGTGAACTGTCTCCGACAGATTAACGTTG ATCTGAGGATTCTTCATAACGGTGGTTGCACGGTTAGGGaggtttataatatttataacagcGTCGAGAAGATCTGTGACATTGCCAATAGTAGGTTCGAATGGAATCCAGTGTGTGCTTCAGATGGCGTTACCTATCATAATCCTTTTAAGTTTTTGTGCTACAAAGCTCGTG ATTTGAAGATGTTGGTGTCGGATAACGAGTGCGAGAAGAAGACGCAGCTCTCGTGTGCTCATCTGAAATCCTCTGCTAAGACCTTCAGCTCAAAGGACGAGGTTTGCGGAAACGATGGCGTTACTTATCAAAGTATCCATCACTTACAATGCCACAACAATCAAAATAAAT ATTTGTCCCTGAAGCATTCTGGAGCCTGCGTCGACCCTGACGACAACCCCTGCAGATCCATACCCGAGGAAAGTCTCCGATTTCCGGTGTGTGGAAGCGATAACTTGTCGTACGTGAGCCCAGAGGCTTTATGGTGCGCGAAATTGAGGTTTCCAGATAAAA
- the LOC139994949 gene encoding serine protease inhibitor dipetalogastin-like isoform X3 — protein sequence MKSFLFFLGFTLICRRGWTFILADKRIFYQNCEIFNNVDLYDGPVCGSDGITYANDLYLDCVNYQTFQNVMSMHSGYCLPVDGYCKINLFYRPICGSDGHTYTNLESLLCVNYNRSQNVTVALSGPCKVMDRCNSYKTLSYGSNPVCASNGLTYGNATQVNCLRQINVDLRILHNGGCTVREVYNIYNSVEKICDIANSRFEWNPVCASDGVTYHNPFKFLCYKARDLKMLVSDNECEKKTQLSCAHLKSSAKTFSSKDEVCGNDGVTYQSIHHLQCHNNQNKYLSLKHSGACVDPDDNPCRSIPEESLRFPVCGSDNLSYVSPEALWCAKLRFPDKNLTLVYDGPC from the exons ATGAAGTCCTTCTTATTCTTTCTCG GTTTCACATTGATCTGTAGAAGAGGGTGGACTTTTATATTGGCGGACAAgcgaattttttatcaaaattgcgaaatttttaataacgtaGATTTGTATGATGGTCCAGTTTGTGGTAGTGATGGCATTACTTATGCCAACGATTTATACCTGGACTGCGTTAACTATCAGACATTTCAGAATG TGATGTCCATGCATTCTGGATATTGTTTACCGGTGGATGGTTATTGCAAGATAAATCTGTTTTATCGGCCGATCTGTGGATCGGATGGGCACACGTACACGAACCTGGAATCACTTTTATGCGTTAATTACAATCGTTCGCAGA atgTGACAGTAGCTTTGAGCGGTCCTTGCAAAGTTATGGATCGCTGTAATAGCTACAAGACCTTATCGTacggttccaaccctgtctGTGCGAGTAATGGTTTGACCTATGGAAACGCGACTCAGGTGAACTGTCTCCGACAGATTAACGTTG ATCTGAGGATTCTTCATAACGGTGGTTGCACGGTTAGGGaggtttataatatttataacagcGTCGAGAAGATCTGTGACATTGCCAATAGTAGGTTCGAATGGAATCCAGTGTGTGCTTCAGATGGCGTTACCTATCATAATCCTTTTAAGTTTTTGTGCTACAAAGCTCGTG ATTTGAAGATGTTGGTGTCGGATAACGAGTGCGAGAAGAAGACGCAGCTCTCGTGTGCTCATCTGAAATCCTCTGCTAAGACCTTCAGCTCAAAGGACGAGGTTTGCGGAAACGATGGCGTTACTTATCAAAGTATCCATCACTTACAATGCCACAACAATCAAAATAAAT ATTTGTCCCTGAAGCATTCTGGAGCCTGCGTCGACCCTGACGACAACCCCTGCAGATCCATACCCGAGGAAAGTCTCCGATTTCCGGTGTGTGGAAGCGATAACTTGTCGTACGTGAGCCCAGAGGCTTTATGGTGCGCGAAATTGAGGTTTCCAGATAAAA